In the genome of Streptomyces sp. NBC_00390, the window GGCCGGTGGCGGCCAGGATCGGCCATCCCCCGCCGTGACTACGTGCGCCCCGCCCAGCAAGCCCAGCGGGATCCGTTCAGCAAGGTGCCGCTGTACGGTAGCGCGCCGGAAGTTGGGTGAACGTCCCTACGTAGAACGGTTCTTGAGGAGCACCTGATAGGTCGGGGCGTCCTTCCACGGACGGCTGTGGCCGACCAGTTGATACCCGAGGCTCCCGTAGAGGGCGAGTGCTGGCTGTGCCTCGGGGCGTACGGCCAAGGTGACGCGTTCGGCCTCTTGGTTGTCGACGAGCCCGTCATGGAGGTGGCGAGCCAGGCCGCGCCGACGGAAGTCGGGAAGTACGGCGAGTTCCATGATGACGAATGTGCGATGCCCGTCCTCGCGGGTGACCGGGTCCTCGAGTTCGGCGTCGAGCAGCCCGTCCCACCAGGTGGTGACGGACTGAAGGGGGTAGCCGTACGCGAAGCCGGCCGGGTGTCCGTCCTGCTCGGCACAGACGAGCCGGAACCCGCGCGCAACGCGTTCGCGCTGGAAGCGCTCGAGGAAGTCGGCCACGTCGCGCGGGCCTTCGTTGTACGGCGGCTCGGCGAACACCGTCTCGTAGATCGGCAGGATCTCGCCGAGTGCGTGCTCGGCCCCCTCACTGTTGATGACCGTGGTGATCCGTACGTCGTCGCTCGTGTCCACCTGGGCTCCTACGTGATGGGCGGCAGAGTCGCGGGATCAGCAGCGGTGAGTGCCTGCCGGGCTGTGCCGAGAAGGTCACGGGCCCGCCCGGACGACACCTCGGTCAGGAGGGCTTCACCGTGCACGATATGGTGCGCGGCCTCCTCTCGCTCGCCTGCGTCGATGAGGGCGTTCGCCAGGTTTCCCCGCCCGAGGGCTTCATTGCGGGCGTAGGTGGCTTCCTGACGCTCGAGGGAGCGCCGTAGCCACGTCACCGCGGCGCGGTGATGCCCCGCCTGTGAGAAGAGCTCGGCCTGAGCGGTGGCGATTTCGGCAGGCCCGTGGAAAAGCGTCCAGTCCGGGGCCGGGCGAGATCCCTGGTCCTGCTCGTACAGGCGCGCAGCTTGGGAGAGGGTCTGCCGGGCTGTGGTGTGGTCATCGAGGATGGCGAGGGCGCGGGCCTGGCGGGTGACGAGGATCGACAGCAGCGACGGCGGCGCCCACGGCTCCGCGAGATCGTACGCGCGGCCCGCCTGGTCGAGGGCGCTGCGAGGATCCTGCTGCCGCAGGGCAAGCAGGGATTGTGAGGCGAGGACCACGACAGCGAGGGAGTCGTCGCGCAGTTCCTCGGCCCGCTCCATGGCCTTGCCCCAGTACGTGTGGGCCCGTGCATGGTCGCCCTCGTCGAACGCGAGCCAGCCGACGTGTTCAGCGGTTTCGCCGGAGACCAGCCGGAGCTGTCGGCCGATGGTCTCCGGATAGTTCCCGCTTGCGATGAGGCGCTCGATCCGGGACAGGTGCGCGGCGGCGAGAGGCCCGACCGTGGCACCCCCGAACCGGTCGTCGAGACCGTAGAGGGAGGCGAGCCCGGCCCGCAGGTCCGTGATGGTGTCGGCGCCAATACGGGGCGCTGAAGCCAGTGCCGACCCGGCGGTGGCGGCGAGCGCGGTGCCGAGGGTGGCACCGCTGGCGGCCGAGAGGAAATGACGTCGGTCCACGGGATCGTGTGGTCCTTCAACGAGTGGTGATGCAGCAGGTGGTACGGCATTTCGGCGGTGAGCCGGGACGTTGAAGCCGAGCTGTTCCAGCGGGACGCCGAGCATCGCCTCGAGTACACGCTGGCGTGGCGGGTGCGGGCATGGAGGGTTCGGCTGTCGCCACCGTCTGACCTGCCGATCAGTCACTTCGGGGTTCTCGCCGATCCGGCGGGCAACCGCGGCGTAGACCCGGACGAACGCGCGAGTGTTCTCCCAGCCGAAGTCATCGACTAACTCCGTGAACGGCGTCCTGTCTTCGGTCTCACTGTGCGCCATGCTCGGACGGTACCGGTGCCCCATGTGCCCTGGGGAGAGGCCGAGTTGCGGAAAAGTCCGCGGAAAAGTCCGCGGATTCCCTCTGGACCCCTCGTGATCAGCGCTTCACTCTCAGTCAGCCCAGAAGACCCCGCAGCCCGCGGAGGACTAGGCACATGACACTCACGGCGACGGAGACGACGATGCACGGCATGGCGAGCAGCGGCCTGAGCGCCCCCATCGTCAGGGAGTGGACCCGCCGCTTCGACATGCACGGCGACGCTCGCCTGTTGGCCCGCATCCACACCCGTACGCAGGTGACGCTGCTCCGCTGGGGCGGCAACGTCGATGCGGCCACCGAGGTGGCCCGCCACCTGGTGTGCAACGCCTACACCCACGCCCACGCGGGCCCCTGCCCCATGGCAATCGGGTTCCGGCTGGCCGTCACCGAGACGGACGAACTGCTCGTCGAAGTCTCCGACCCACTCGCCGAGTTCCCCAACTTCGACGACGCCGTCCAGGGGAGCCAAGACGGCTCCGGGTTCTGGGAGATCCGCCAGCACGGAGGTCAGCTCTCATGGTTCCTGCTGGAGAGCGGCGGCAAGACCGTGCGCGCCCTGATGGCGCCCGGGCAGGTGCCCGCATGAACACCGTCACCGCGCAGCACCGGACGATGGACGACACCGATCTGCGGCTTGCCCAAGCCTTACGGGCCTGGCTCGACCTCGGCCAGGAAGCCGAGTCCGTGAGCGTGCCACTCGGCGGCGGACTCTTCGACATCGTCATCACCGCCGGCGGAACACCAGGCCATGCCGCGGTGGCCGCCATGGACGAGATCCAGCTCGGCACCTGCGGACCGGTCGTCGAGATCCCGGAGGCCTCCTTGCTGTACTGGCTCGTCCCCCCGGGGACCTGCGGCCAGTGGGCCCACCACAACTTCGGCCTCTGCCTCGGCGCTCCCCTCACGCTTGAGCTCCCCAAGCTCCGCCGCACCCGGCCGCCCGGGCGCCACTGGCTCCGCCCGTGCCGCAGCGACCGCCTCGTCCCGCCCCTGCAGCTGCGGCGCGTACTCGACGAGTCCCGGCCCGGACCCGCACCGTACGACGCGGTCGGTGCGCTGTTCGGCCTGCCCTGAGTTCCCGCTCCGCAGACGCTACGACACCCTTCGGAGGCGCCCCATGCCCCACCAGCTCATCGCCAGCCCGTTCCTTGAGCAGCACCTTCTGGTGCGGCCCGGCCATGAGGACGGGCTGCTCCTTCCGGAAGCGAACTACGAGGAGCTTCGCGCCCACCATCCCGCCCAGCCGGCGCCTGCGTGGATGGTCGGCGCCGTCCGCGATCAGTGGGGCCTCGACGTGTCCGGGCGGCTGATCGGCGACTACCTGCTGATTCGCCAGCCCTCGACGTGGGGGTACTCGCGGGCCAGCTGGGAAATCAACCTCGGCTGCAACTACGCGTGCAAGCACTGCTACCTGGG includes:
- a CDS encoding GNAT family N-acetyltransferase, coding for MDTSDDVRITTVINSEGAEHALGEILPIYETVFAEPPYNEGPRDVADFLERFQRERVARGFRLVCAEQDGHPAGFAYGYPLQSVTTWWDGLLDAELEDPVTREDGHRTFVIMELAVLPDFRRRGLARHLHDGLVDNQEAERVTLAVRPEAQPALALYGSLGYQLVGHSRPWKDAPTYQVLLKNRST